The Pyxidicoccus sp. MSG2 DNA segment CGCTCATCGACAGCCTGGCGATGCACCACGTGGCGCGCGCGGGCGGCAGCTACGCCCACCTGCGGATGTTCGGCTCGCTGGGCTTCATCGCCTCCAGCGTGGTGTTCGGCCTGTGGGTGACGCGGGTGGACCGTACGCTGGTGGTGACGCCGCTCGTGCTGCTCGCCCTGCTCATTCCGTGGACCCTCACGCTGCGCGACAGCGCCGCGCCCGGTCCCCGTCCACACCCGCTGGCCGGGCTGCGCCTGCTGCGCCACCCCGATATCCGCTGGTTGCTGGCGGCCACGTCCCTGCACTGGCTGGCATGCGCGCCCTACCACGGCTCACTCTCCATCCACGTCATGGCGCTGGGACTGTCCCCCGCCGTGGTGGGCCTGACGGCGGGCGCGGGCGTGCTGGCGGAAGTCGTGGTGATGGCGCTGTATCCGCGCCTCGCCGGAGGCCTCGCACCGCGCCACGTGCTGGGCTTCGCCTTCGCCATGAGCGCACTGCGCTGGGCCGGCATGGCGCTGACATCCTCGGCGGGCGTGCTGGTGGCGCTCGCGCCGCTGCACGGACTCACCTTCGGTGCATTCTACGTGGCCTGCGTCGCCTTCCTCGCACGGCGCGTGCCGCCGGAATTGCGCGCGTCCGGGCAGGCCCTCTTCGCCGCCGTCACCTTCGGCGTGGGCGGGCTGGTGGGCTATGCCTCCTCCGGGGCGGCCTATGACTGGCTGGGCGGACACCGGCTCTTCGCCGTGGCGGGCGTGCTGGAGCTGGTCGCGGCCGTCCTGGTGCTCCAGGCGTCGCCGCCCCCCGAGCCGGAGGCCCTTCTGGAGAAGGCCTCGTGATAGGCTTCCGGGCGTCATGCGTTACGCCCCACTGCTCGCACTCGCCCTGGGCCTGCTGGCCACGCCCTCCGTCGCCCAGCCGGAGTTCTTCTTCGGCAACGGCCAGGACCCCGTCTTCCGCGAGGAGGACATGGACAAGCGCTTCGCGAAGACACGCCTGAACAGGGCGCTGCGCGAGGGCACCCAGGACGCCAACTGCGCGCAGGTGGTGGGCGCGATGTTCACGCTGCTCGGTGAGACGGGGGCGCTGTTCCACAAGCGCGACGAGAACTTCATGCTGGAGCCGGTGCTGGTGCAGGCGCTGAGCACCCAGCTCGTCAGCCAGCGCTTCCCCGGCAACGCCTTCTTCGTCGCCATGGTGCGGCGGGTGCTCATCGACAAGAAGCTGCCCCCTGAGTGGCTCGTCACCGCACAGGCGCTGGCGCCGTACTACCCCGCCATCGACCTGGCCAAGCTGCGCTTCCTGTCAGACGGCGTGAAGCCGCTGGACAGCTTCCTGCTCACCCTGCCCGTGCTGCGCGAGCGCTACAACGAGGACGTGGTGCGCGCCACCTCCGTGGCCGCCTCCACCGCCGAGGCGCTCTTCCGCGACAACTACCTGGACCACGAGCTGGCCTTCGCCGGGCTGGAAGTCGTCGACGTGAGGCTGGAGAAGCCCAAGAAGAAGCGCCTCAAGAAGGGCGAGGAGCCGGAGAAGCCCTACATGGTGGCCCGCCTCGTCTGGGTGGAGCCGGAGACTCCCTCCGAGGCGCAGTACGAGTTCCAGTTCGGCAAGCCGCGCAAGCGCGCGAAGGTGGACATCACCGCGAAGCTCGCCGAGTCGCAGTACGTGGACCTCAACAAGCTCCTGCGCGGGACGAAGGTCCTCCTGCGCGGCCGCTTCTGGGAGTACAAGAAGGGCATCACCTCCGTCGAGATGCGCGATGCGCTCGTGTTCCCGGAGCGCGACTGGACGAAGGTGAGCGGGCTGGTGGACCCGATGGCGCTGGAAGCCTGTCCCCTCGCCATCAATGACCTGACGGGCCTCGCGCCACTACAGCCCGGCGCCTTCGGCACGCGCCGCTAGACGGCCGTCCCCCTCCCGGACGCCCGTCCGCCGCATCGCACGCTCCCGGGGGGCCTCCCGGGGCGTGGTTCCTGGCACGTCCCCTGCTCTCTCCCTCGCGCCACCCACGCGAGGGATGCCATGAAGGTCGACGCTCCAGAGTCCCCATCCGACGCCGCGAAGCAGTCGCCGGACGGTGAACGGTTCAAGAAGGCACTGCAGGAGGAAGACGCGCGCCGGGGCACGGACGCCCGTCCACCGCCCAGGACCGCCCGGGCGCCCGCGAGCGAACCCGCTCCGTCACCCCGGCCCGGCGTTGCCTCCGCCAGAAGCCCCGGCCTGCCTGGAGGGCGCGCTCCCGCGCCCGTGCAGGCGCGAGCATCGGGGCCCGTCCTCGCCACCTCGCGCGGGGCGCTCGCCAGCGCGGAGAGCCTCGGACGGACGCGACAGGCGATGCACTCCGAGGCCTGGCGGCTGGGCACGGTACGAGGCGAGGCCAACACCCAGGTCCAGGAGCGCACCGAGCACCGTCTCACCGACCTCATCGCGCGCGAGCTGTCACGGGACTCACGGCCGGCCGCGGCATCTGTCCCCGAAGCGCGGCCGGCCTCCAGCTCCCCCGCCACCGACCCGGGCCGTGGCGCGGCGGATGCGCCCCCGCCCGAGTCCCGAGTCACCGGCGCCGGAGCGACGGGGAGCGGCGGGGCCTCCAGCGCCGAGACGGTGAGCCCGGCCACGCGCGCGGAGGCGGCCCTGGAGCTCATCGAGCGCATCGAGGTCTTCGTGAAGTCCCAGCGGCCGGCGCTGAGCCTGAGCCTGCGCGGTGCGCTGGACGCCACGGTGGAGGTGGAGCGCACGGGCCCGCGAGAGGTGGCGCTGCGCATCCAGGGCCGGCGGGGGCCACTTCCCACCGAGGACCTGGCGCGCTTGCGGGACGCGCTCGAGGCGCGCGGGCTCCGGCTGCGCTCGCTGCGCGCGGAATGACGGGGCCCGCAACGACGAAGGCCCTCTCGCCAGGGGGCGGGAGGGCCTTCCAGGGACACGCCGGGGTGGGTGACCTACTTGCCGGGCTTCGCCTCGAGCAAGCCGCGCTTGTCCTGCTTGTCCTTGAAGTCCTCTGCCTCGGGCAGCGGCTCCTTCTTCTCGGCGATGTTCGGCCACTTCGCGGAGAAGTCAGCGTTCAGCGGCTTGTACTCCTGCCACTTCGCGGGCAGCTCCGTCTCCGGGAAGATGGCCTTGGTGGGGCACACGGGCTCGCAAGCGCCGCAGTCGATGCACTCGTCCGGGTGGATGACCAGGAAGTTGGCACCTTCGTAGAAACAGTTGACCGGGCACACCTCGACACAGTCGGTGTACTTGCACTTGATGCAAGGCTCGGCGACGACATAGGCCATGAGAGATCTCCTCTAGAAGAATCTAGCGCGTCCGTGGGCGCGCACAGTAGTGGTTCAAGGTTGCGATGGCACCCTGAATCTGTGGCGCGGATGCGCCGGAATTCGGGGTCAGCCCAGCAGTCCCTGGGCCCGCAGCTGCTCGGCCACGAGGATGGCCCCGCGCGCGGCCCCCATCTTGGTGTTGTGGGAGACGAGCACGTACTTGAAGCCGTTCTCCAGCACGCCGTCCTCGCGCACGCGGCCCACCGTGGTGGCCATGCCGCCGTGGGTGTCGCGATCCAACCGGGGCTGCGGGCGGAAGGGATCATCCAGCACCTCAATCCACCGCGGGGGGGCGGACGGCAGGCCGCGAGCCACCTCGGCGCCCTTCCACTCGCGCATCGCCTGCACCACCTCGGCGACGGTGGCCTTCGCTCCCAGCGACACGAAGACGGACTCCGTGTGCCCCTCCATGACGGCCACGCGGGTGCACGTGCAGGACACCCGGACGTCATGCGGCGTGAGCGCCGCGCCGTCGGCCTTCAGGGCACCGAGGATCTTCTTCGTCTCCACCTCCACCTTGTGCTCCTCCTTGGGGATGTAGGGGATGACGTTGTCGAGGATGTCCAGGCCGATGACGCCCGGCGAGCGGCCGGCGCCGGACATGGCCTGCAGGCTGGTCATCAGCACGGCCTTCACGCCGAAGCGCTCGGCCAGCGGAGCCAGCGTCACGGCGAGGCCGGTGGTGGTGCAGTTGGGAATCGGAACGATGTAGCCCTTCCAGCCGCGCCGCTTCTGCTGCTCCCGAACGAGCGGGGCATGCGCGGCGTTGACGGGGGGAATGAGGAGCGGGACGTCGTCCTCGTAGCGGAAGGCGCTGGCGGCGGAGAAGACGGGGATGTCCTTCGCCAGCCGGGGCTCCAGCTCGCGCGCGACGTCCGCCTCCACGGCGGAGAAGACCAGGTCGTAGTCCTTCGCCTGGAGCGAGTCACCGCTCACCACGGGCATGCGGGCCACGTCGGGCGACAGCGGCTCGGGGACGAACCAGGCCGTCATGCCGTTG contains these protein-coding regions:
- a CDS encoding MFS transporter: MPGQHPAAARVSLAGFYFLYYATVGIVLPFMPAYLKSLSLSATQVGLLLSIGPLVSLLAPPMWGHLADRTGRATRVLTGLACGAALAFSLLLVARTFPQLVATLVTYGVFASSFTPLIDSLAMHHVARAGGSYAHLRMFGSLGFIASSVVFGLWVTRVDRTLVVTPLVLLALLIPWTLTLRDSAAPGPRPHPLAGLRLLRHPDIRWLLAATSLHWLACAPYHGSLSIHVMALGLSPAVVGLTAGAGVLAEVVVMALYPRLAGGLAPRHVLGFAFAMSALRWAGMALTSSAGVLVALAPLHGLTFGAFYVACVAFLARRVPPELRASGQALFAAVTFGVGGLVGYASSGAAYDWLGGHRLFAVAGVLELVAAVLVLQASPPPEPEALLEKAS
- the fdxA gene encoding ferredoxin FdxA, which produces MAYVVAEPCIKCKYTDCVEVCPVNCFYEGANFLVIHPDECIDCGACEPVCPTKAIFPETELPAKWQEYKPLNADFSAKWPNIAEKKEPLPEAEDFKDKQDKRGLLEAKPGK
- the asd gene encoding aspartate-semialdehyde dehydrogenase, yielding MARLRAALIGATGLAGQQFIAALKDHPFIELTGLAASPRSAGKAYGEALKTANGMTAWFVPEPLSPDVARMPVVSGDSLQAKDYDLVFSAVEADVARELEPRLAKDIPVFSAASAFRYEDDVPLLIPPVNAAHAPLVREQQKRRGWKGYIVPIPNCTTTGLAVTLAPLAERFGVKAVLMTSLQAMSGAGRSPGVIGLDILDNVIPYIPKEEHKVEVETKKILGALKADGAALTPHDVRVSCTCTRVAVMEGHTESVFVSLGAKATVAEVVQAMREWKGAEVARGLPSAPPRWIEVLDDPFRPQPRLDRDTHGGMATTVGRVREDGVLENGFKYVLVSHNTKMGAARGAILVAEQLRAQGLLG